Proteins found in one Alicyclobacillus cycloheptanicus genomic segment:
- a CDS encoding phosphocholine cytidylyltransferase family protein: MPCNHAIILAAGRSMRLRPLIDDKPKCLLPMGPKTILDWQLESLQAVGVHHITLVVGYRREMIQDHIRTHYPHLDVQYVENPDFATTNTLFSLKRALDAHQGDFYYLNADVVFESSILKRLVPGDDGGYLAVDCKQCREEEVKVLVDGSAVLEIGKHLDPSACYGEFIGVAKFCGSFADRFRASVHTEAVPGNEMQFFEYALDQMPDKTGLTTVDITGLPCVEVDFPEDYEYAVNQVLATFKAVGHDA; this comes from the coding sequence TTGCCTTGCAACCATGCCATCATTCTCGCAGCCGGGCGATCTATGCGCCTTCGCCCCCTCATTGATGATAAACCGAAGTGCTTGCTGCCCATGGGCCCCAAGACCATTCTCGACTGGCAGCTGGAGTCGCTCCAGGCGGTCGGTGTGCATCACATCACGCTGGTCGTCGGGTATCGGCGCGAGATGATTCAGGACCACATTCGCACGCACTACCCGCACCTTGACGTGCAGTACGTCGAAAACCCGGACTTTGCCACCACCAACACACTGTTCTCGCTGAAACGAGCACTTGATGCGCACCAGGGCGACTTTTACTACTTGAACGCAGATGTTGTGTTTGAGTCTTCCATCCTGAAGCGCCTCGTACCAGGGGATGACGGCGGGTATCTTGCAGTGGACTGCAAACAGTGCCGCGAAGAAGAAGTCAAGGTCCTGGTTGACGGCAGCGCCGTGCTGGAAATCGGCAAACACCTCGACCCATCTGCCTGCTACGGAGAATTCATCGGCGTGGCAAAGTTCTGCGGGTCGTTTGCCGACCGGTTTCGGGCATCCGTCCACACAGAGGCCGTACCTGGCAATGAAATGCAGTTCTTTGAATACGCCCTTGACCAAATGCCGGACAAGACCGGCTTGACCACGGTGGACATCACGGGCCTGCCCTGTGTCGAAGTCGACTTCCCGGAGGACTACGAGTATGCGGTGAACCAGGTGTTGGCGACGTTCAAGGCGGTCGGTCACGATGCCTGA
- a CDS encoding CDP-alcohol phosphatidyltransferase family protein yields MPDQNAAAVGHNRGDRQETELTEFQKIYRCAKRPIDIWTNYLYYTISLRIVYLVRNVRAVTPNGITLFSLFLALVGCVFYGLGSRPDVVTGLILVQVSYVFDCADGQLARYRKQYSSIGGWLDMIADRVKEFAVYFSLAYGYTRLHPGAAQVWMWAMVALFALYVLEYYGQVSMFKAPPRSANPADMSQPPDLRDEARSAAAPSPERGTPSEDDSFTRMQRWRSFIPFRGFIIGEQYFAMLVFLAFGAIYPYFVFVAVLGLLMCVYRPVVQAVKHRRAAL; encoded by the coding sequence ATGCCTGACCAGAACGCGGCCGCGGTCGGCCACAACCGCGGTGACCGGCAAGAGACGGAGTTGACGGAGTTCCAGAAGATTTACCGCTGTGCCAAGCGGCCGATTGACATCTGGACCAACTATCTCTACTACACCATCTCCCTGCGCATCGTGTACCTCGTCCGTAACGTGCGCGCCGTGACGCCCAACGGCATCACCCTGTTTTCGCTGTTTCTGGCGCTCGTCGGATGCGTCTTTTACGGCCTTGGGTCCCGCCCGGATGTGGTCACTGGGCTCATTCTCGTGCAGGTTTCCTATGTCTTCGACTGTGCGGATGGGCAGTTGGCGCGCTATCGCAAGCAGTATTCGTCCATCGGCGGATGGCTGGACATGATTGCCGACCGCGTGAAAGAGTTTGCCGTCTATTTCAGTCTGGCGTACGGATACACGCGGCTGCATCCAGGCGCTGCCCAGGTGTGGATGTGGGCGATGGTTGCCTTGTTTGCGCTGTACGTCCTGGAATACTACGGGCAGGTGTCGATGTTCAAGGCGCCGCCCCGCTCCGCCAATCCAGCGGATATGTCGCAGCCGCCAGACCTGCGCGACGAAGCGCGGTCAGCCGCGGCCCCGTCACCGGAACGCGGCACGCCGTCCGAGGACGATTCCTTCACGCGCATGCAGCGCTGGCGCAGCTTCATCCCCTTTCGCGGCTTTATCATCGGCGAGCAGTACTTTGCGATGCTGGTGTTCCTTGCATTCGGCGCGATTTATCCGTACTTCGTCTTCGTCGCGGTGCTCGGTCTCCTGATGTGCGTCTACCGTCCTGTGGTCCAGGCGGTCAAACATCGGCGCGCCGCGTTGTAA
- a CDS encoding response regulator transcription factor, whose amino-acid sequence MAVILVVDDDAHIRELVRHYLQREGFETLEAEDGIAAQTILQERSVDLVVLDIMMPGMDGWDLCAEIRQYSSIPILMLTAKGETVQKVKGLRLGADDYMVKPFDPDEFIARVRALLRRYQIATEHVVQVGNVLLNGKAHAATCNGVPVPLPPKEFDLLFKLASYPGHTLSRDELIEQIWGYDFDGDERTVDVHIKRLRDKFAEEACAFRIVTVRGLGYRLEEHA is encoded by the coding sequence ATGGCCGTCATACTCGTTGTAGACGATGATGCACACATTCGCGAATTGGTGCGCCATTATCTCCAGAGAGAAGGCTTTGAAACGCTGGAAGCGGAGGATGGCATCGCGGCGCAAACCATCCTGCAGGAACGCAGCGTCGACCTCGTCGTGCTGGACATCATGATGCCGGGCATGGACGGGTGGGACTTGTGCGCCGAGATCCGCCAATACAGTTCCATCCCGATTTTGATGCTGACTGCGAAGGGAGAAACCGTGCAGAAAGTGAAGGGGCTGCGGCTTGGTGCGGACGACTACATGGTGAAACCGTTTGACCCGGACGAGTTCATTGCGCGGGTGCGCGCCTTGCTGCGACGGTACCAGATTGCCACAGAGCACGTGGTGCAAGTGGGCAATGTCCTGTTGAACGGAAAGGCACACGCCGCAACCTGCAACGGGGTTCCGGTCCCATTACCGCCGAAAGAATTTGACTTGCTGTTCAAGCTGGCCAGTTATCCAGGGCATACCCTGTCGCGAGATGAATTGATTGAACAAATTTGGGGATATGACTTTGATGGCGATGAACGCACCGTGGACGTCCATATCAAGCGCCTGCGGGACAAGTTTGCGGAAGAAGCGTGCGCATTTCGCATCGTGACCGTTCGCGGACTGGGTTATCGCTTGGAGGAACACGCATGA
- the tyrS gene encoding tyrosine--tRNA ligase — MDLLEDLEFRGLLFQVTDRDELEAKLKQESISVYVGFDPTADSLHIGSLLPILALRRFQLAGHKPIALVGGATGLIGDPSGKKQERTLNSQDTVIQWTQRIREQLSRFIDFAAEHNPGMVVNNYDWTRELGVIDFLRDIGKHFSVNTMLNRESVSARLETGISFTEFSYMLLQANDFLQLFQRHGCTLQIGGSDQWGNIVGGIDLIRRVAGAQAYGLTLPLVTKADGTKFGKTESGAIWLDASKTSVYQFYQFWLNTSDDDVVRFLKYFTFLSKEEILALEQEVQTNPGARKAQKTLAAHVTELVHGAEATARAMHLSNVLFSGDIQGLTEAEIQDVFEGVPFAEVSVDHPKDIVSVLIASGACPSKRQAREDVTNGAIHVNGEKIDNVAHVFSFEQMIGGKYLVIRRGKKKYFLLKFV, encoded by the coding sequence GTGGATTTACTGGAGGACCTGGAGTTTCGAGGACTTCTGTTCCAAGTGACCGACCGGGATGAGCTGGAAGCGAAACTGAAGCAGGAGTCCATCAGCGTATATGTCGGGTTTGACCCCACCGCGGACAGTTTGCATATTGGCAGTTTGCTGCCGATTCTGGCACTGCGCCGCTTTCAACTGGCGGGGCATAAACCCATCGCACTGGTGGGCGGGGCGACAGGGCTCATTGGTGACCCAAGCGGCAAGAAGCAAGAGCGCACGCTCAACAGTCAAGACACCGTGATTCAGTGGACACAGCGGATTCGGGAGCAGCTGTCCCGGTTCATTGATTTTGCAGCAGAACACAATCCCGGCATGGTCGTGAACAACTACGACTGGACGCGTGAGCTGGGGGTCATCGACTTTCTGCGGGACATCGGCAAGCACTTTAGTGTCAACACGATGCTCAACCGCGAATCGGTTTCCGCTCGCCTCGAAACGGGGATTTCGTTTACGGAATTCAGTTACATGCTGCTGCAGGCGAACGACTTCCTGCAGCTCTTCCAACGCCACGGGTGTACCTTGCAAATCGGCGGCTCCGACCAGTGGGGGAATATCGTCGGCGGCATCGACCTCATCCGGCGCGTGGCGGGTGCGCAGGCGTATGGCTTGACGCTGCCTTTGGTGACCAAGGCGGATGGTACCAAGTTTGGCAAGACGGAGTCGGGGGCCATCTGGCTCGATGCGTCGAAAACCTCTGTATATCAGTTTTATCAATTCTGGCTGAATACCTCTGACGACGATGTGGTGCGTTTTCTCAAGTACTTCACGTTCTTGTCCAAGGAGGAAATTCTGGCGCTGGAACAAGAAGTCCAGACCAACCCGGGGGCGCGCAAGGCGCAAAAGACCCTCGCAGCACATGTGACAGAGCTCGTGCATGGCGCTGAGGCGACCGCGCGCGCGATGCACTTGTCGAACGTCCTGTTCAGCGGGGACATTCAGGGGCTCACAGAGGCCGAGATTCAGGATGTCTTCGAGGGGGTTCCGTTTGCCGAAGTGAGTGTCGACCACCCGAAGGACATCGTCAGTGTGCTGATTGCCAGCGGAGCCTGTCCATCGAAGCGTCAAGCCAGAGAAGACGTGACGAACGGCGCGATCCACGTCAATGGCGAGAAAATCGACAACGTGGCGCACGTGTTTTCGTTTGAACAGATGATTGGCGGCAAGTACCTCGTGATTCGCAGGGGCAAGAAGAAGTATTTCCTGCTGAAGTTCGTGTGA
- a CDS encoding sensor histidine kinase — MNKQKTVTVLRQAWHITYRVVFMMAALFCIFTLSFFITTWLSAWLHWHLAAYPSQLVSFGISFVLFILCGLTMRLIFEPRQHVVWQSMVDALSHMAKGNFDIHLDVNMIREPGGDQHPFRLLVHSINDMAQELAQLEQMRQEFISNVSHEIQSPLTSIQGFTSALRTGDLSPEQHNRYLEIIEAESKRLSRLSDNLLKLTSLESGYHPFHPETFRLDRQLRNTVLACEPAWLGKDIQIDLSVPPIELIADRDLLSQVWVNILSNAIKFTPEGGTITISAEVSEADQVAVRVADTGIGIAADDLDRIFERFYKANKARSSGRMSGAGLGLSIVKKIIELHGGTIAVASRLGLGSTFTVTLPRTPDGHGAATQP, encoded by the coding sequence ATGAACAAACAGAAGACCGTAACCGTGCTGCGGCAGGCCTGGCACATCACCTACCGCGTCGTCTTCATGATGGCCGCGCTGTTCTGCATTTTCACCCTGTCGTTCTTCATCACCACATGGCTGTCTGCCTGGCTGCATTGGCACCTCGCCGCGTACCCATCCCAGTTGGTGAGCTTTGGCATCTCGTTCGTGTTGTTCATCCTCTGCGGCCTGACCATGCGTCTCATCTTCGAGCCGAGGCAGCACGTCGTCTGGCAGTCGATGGTCGATGCCTTGTCGCACATGGCCAAAGGCAACTTTGACATTCACCTCGACGTCAACATGATTCGCGAACCCGGCGGAGACCAGCACCCGTTTCGCCTTCTCGTCCACAGCATCAACGATATGGCGCAGGAGCTGGCTCAACTGGAGCAGATGCGCCAGGAGTTCATCTCCAACGTCTCCCACGAGATTCAGTCTCCGCTCACGTCCATTCAGGGGTTTACATCCGCCCTTCGCACGGGTGACTTGTCCCCGGAGCAGCACAACCGCTACCTGGAAATCATCGAAGCAGAAAGCAAGCGGTTGTCGAGACTCAGCGACAACCTCCTGAAGTTGACGTCACTGGAATCGGGCTACCACCCGTTTCATCCCGAAACCTTCCGGCTCGACCGGCAGCTTCGCAACACGGTGCTGGCGTGTGAACCGGCCTGGCTCGGCAAGGACATTCAAATCGACCTGTCAGTGCCGCCGATTGAACTCATCGCCGATCGAGACCTGTTGAGTCAGGTGTGGGTGAACATCCTGTCGAACGCCATCAAGTTTACGCCCGAAGGCGGAACCATCACTATTTCAGCGGAGGTTTCCGAAGCGGACCAAGTCGCGGTTCGCGTGGCCGACACTGGCATCGGCATAGCCGCAGACGATCTCGACCGCATCTTTGAACGCTTCTACAAAGCGAACAAAGCGCGCAGCAGCGGCCGGATGTCAGGCGCCGGACTGGGGCTGTCGATTGTGAAGAAGATTATCGAACTCCATGGCGGTACCATCGCCGTAGCGAGCCGCCTTGGGCTCGGTTCCACCTTCACCGTCACCCTGCCCAGAACCCCGGATGGTCACGGGGCTGCCACCCAGCCGTGA
- a CDS encoding NUDIX domain-containing protein produces MSRYFNQLIPSSIGTVVDEAGRCLMIQRTKEPYIGKWAMPGGKIELGEHPEAAIVREFEEETGLVTCVDRFAGVVSEVVPVQGGLSHFLMYVFRLNIVGGELRESEEGPLRWMAQGEIRDEGIPSDAFITSQLIFCDTPDAPRLLSLTSTNEGYQVDGLYR; encoded by the coding sequence TTGTCCCGGTATTTCAATCAGTTAATTCCCAGCAGCATCGGAACGGTCGTGGATGAAGCGGGGCGGTGCCTGATGATTCAGCGGACCAAAGAGCCCTACATCGGCAAATGGGCGATGCCGGGCGGAAAAATTGAGCTCGGGGAGCATCCGGAAGCGGCCATCGTTCGGGAGTTCGAAGAAGAAACGGGCCTGGTCACCTGTGTCGACCGCTTCGCCGGCGTGGTGTCCGAAGTGGTTCCGGTGCAAGGCGGCCTCAGCCACTTTTTGATGTACGTGTTTCGCTTGAACATCGTGGGCGGGGAACTCCGGGAGAGCGAGGAGGGCCCCCTCCGGTGGATGGCGCAAGGCGAGATCCGTGATGAAGGCATCCCATCCGACGCCTTCATCACCTCGCAGCTGATTTTTTGCGATACACCCGACGCGCCGCGGCTCCTCTCACTGACCTCGACAAATGAGGGATATCAAGTGGACGGATTGTACCGCTGA
- a CDS encoding ABC transporter permease, whose translation MSSQFIVPGAERQLKNHTSLGQSLRNSLTMAYRGLLKIRRTPEQLFDVTLQPIIFTLMFTYIFGGAISGNVANYLPVIIPGILVQTVITTSIVTGVQLREDMDKGVFDRFKSLPIARISPLAGALLADTVRYTIATVLTFAMGYVMGYRPGGGLGHVALAGILVIACSWAMSWIFAFFGVIARTASSVQGISMLVLFPLTFLSNAFVPVKTMPHWLQRFVNLNPVSHLVTAVRNLADTGTIGSDLAISLIGAAVIVAIFAPLTVRAYMRRT comes from the coding sequence ATGAGCAGCCAGTTCATTGTGCCTGGCGCAGAACGCCAGCTGAAAAACCACACCAGCCTGGGGCAGTCGCTTCGCAACTCGCTCACCATGGCGTATCGGGGCCTGCTGAAGATTCGTCGTACACCGGAGCAGCTGTTTGACGTGACGCTGCAGCCGATTATCTTTACGTTGATGTTCACGTACATCTTCGGCGGCGCGATTTCGGGAAATGTGGCAAACTACCTGCCCGTCATTATTCCTGGCATCCTGGTGCAGACCGTCATCACCACGTCGATTGTCACGGGCGTTCAATTGCGGGAGGACATGGACAAGGGCGTATTTGACCGCTTCAAGTCACTGCCCATCGCGCGCATATCGCCGCTGGCGGGGGCGCTGCTGGCAGACACCGTTCGCTACACCATCGCAACGGTGCTCACGTTTGCGATGGGGTACGTCATGGGGTATCGGCCCGGCGGCGGGCTGGGTCATGTCGCTCTCGCGGGCATCTTGGTGATTGCGTGCTCCTGGGCGATGAGCTGGATTTTCGCCTTCTTTGGAGTGATTGCCCGAACCGCGTCCAGTGTCCAAGGCATCTCGATGCTGGTGCTGTTTCCGCTCACGTTTTTATCCAACGCCTTCGTCCCGGTGAAGACGATGCCGCACTGGCTGCAGCGGTTCGTCAATCTCAACCCGGTCTCTCACCTCGTGACTGCAGTGCGGAATCTTGCCGACACGGGGACCATCGGCAGCGACCTTGCCATCTCACTGATTGGTGCCGCTGTTATTGTGGCGATTTTCGCGCCGCTGACGGTCCGTGCCTATATGCGCCGGACCTGA
- a CDS encoding ATP-binding cassette domain-containing protein: MSLIQETERLQHSGWAVEAQGLVKQFGDNRAVDGVDMKVRTGTIYGVLGPNGAGKTTTIRMLATLLRPDAGTARIFGHDVVREPQVVRQLIGVTGQYASVDETLSATENLVIFSRLLGLGRAEAKRKAAELLEEFGLTEAAKRPLKKFSGGMRRRLDLAASLIAQPPLIFLDEPTTGLDPRTRSQMWDTIRRLVKTGSTVLLTTQYLDEADQLADRVAVIDHGRVVAEGTVDELKMSVGTSSLQLRVRQNEHIPQVCQTLERVLGVSAIVSPEAGKITAPMANADRVTDLLVALREAGIGLAEMSVQKPTLDEVFLTITGHGVADDPAGKSDDPTHEEAMQA, encoded by the coding sequence ATGAGTCTCATACAGGAAACAGAGCGGCTGCAGCATTCGGGCTGGGCCGTGGAGGCGCAAGGGCTGGTCAAACAGTTCGGCGACAACCGAGCCGTCGACGGTGTTGATATGAAGGTTCGGACCGGAACCATTTACGGCGTCCTTGGCCCGAACGGGGCAGGGAAAACCACCACCATCCGGATGCTGGCGACGCTGCTGCGGCCAGACGCAGGCACCGCGCGCATTTTTGGACACGACGTGGTGCGTGAACCGCAGGTGGTGCGCCAATTGATTGGCGTGACTGGGCAGTACGCGTCTGTCGACGAGACCCTCAGCGCAACGGAAAATCTGGTGATTTTCTCGCGCCTGCTCGGTTTGGGGCGGGCGGAGGCCAAACGCAAAGCGGCCGAACTGCTGGAGGAGTTTGGCCTGACAGAAGCGGCAAAACGTCCGCTTAAGAAATTTTCCGGCGGGATGCGGCGGCGCTTGGATTTGGCCGCCAGCTTGATTGCGCAGCCGCCGCTCATCTTTTTGGATGAGCCAACCACAGGGCTTGACCCGCGTACTCGGTCCCAGATGTGGGACACCATTCGCCGGTTGGTGAAGACAGGGTCCACCGTGCTCTTGACGACGCAGTACCTCGACGAAGCCGACCAATTGGCCGATCGCGTCGCCGTGATCGACCATGGACGCGTCGTCGCCGAGGGCACCGTCGATGAATTGAAGATGTCCGTCGGCACGTCGTCGTTGCAGCTGCGGGTGCGGCAGAACGAACACATTCCGCAGGTCTGTCAGACACTGGAGCGGGTACTGGGAGTCAGTGCCATCGTGTCTCCGGAGGCGGGGAAAATCACGGCGCCCATGGCGAACGCGGACCGGGTCACCGACCTGCTCGTCGCCCTTCGCGAGGCGGGGATTGGGCTGGCGGAGATGAGCGTGCAAAAACCGACCCTGGATGAAGTGTTTTTGACCATCACGGGCCACGGCGTGGCGGATGATCCCGCCGGCAAATCCGATGACCCGACCCATGAGGAGGCGATGCAGGCATGA
- a CDS encoding DUF1003 domain-containing protein encodes MAVDKKKFYVKPEIRDDETIIEGFDIEIDKDDVERIDRLVNDYEKRIMSHLDEVYSSTTSRPDRWADKIAQFGGSWPFIIWFGSFLAAWVIWNSLSFTRHFHFDGPPFILLNLCLSFIAAFQAPIIMMSQNRQAARDKNEALIDFAINYKAEQEIDDMQRHLHQIEGELIEIKQLLRAANRRQGVTEESSPTQ; translated from the coding sequence ATGGCAGTCGACAAGAAGAAGTTCTATGTAAAACCGGAGATCCGTGACGACGAAACGATCATTGAAGGATTCGACATCGAAATTGATAAAGACGATGTAGAGCGCATCGACCGGCTTGTGAATGATTACGAGAAGCGCATTATGAGCCACCTCGATGAGGTGTATTCCAGCACGACGTCTCGGCCGGATCGCTGGGCCGATAAAATTGCGCAATTTGGCGGGAGCTGGCCGTTCATCATCTGGTTCGGGTCATTCCTGGCCGCATGGGTGATTTGGAATTCCTTGTCGTTTACCAGGCACTTTCATTTTGATGGGCCGCCCTTTATCCTTTTGAACTTATGCTTATCCTTTATCGCCGCGTTTCAGGCGCCAATCATCATGATGAGCCAAAACCGTCAAGCGGCCAGGGACAAGAATGAAGCCCTGATTGACTTTGCCATCAACTATAAAGCGGAGCAGGAAATTGACGACATGCAGCGGCACCTTCACCAAATTGAGGGAGAGTTGATAGAAATTAAACAACTCTTGCGCGCTGCCAATCGCAGACAAGGTGTCACTGAGGAGTCATCACCCACACAGTAG
- a CDS encoding glycosyltransferase family protein — translation MTSGVSITRDATAVQHQPTLVLTSAVPWDGIFARAQHVATGLAKQGWDVLYVDGPLTWLSPLKNRDLAGRLVPRTPVRTIPLHSVSDGQPASTGGLRVLSPLAQIPFGNVSRRINRFNQRMLALQIRAAVPGPCILLSMLPASVDLLPFLHPVASLYDCVDLHSEFKGFIKKEVVDQMEQDMASVSRVVFATAETLRARMARWHADVRILPNAAEIDHFAATADAPVHPLLQDIPSPRITMIGGIGSWIDQGFLCQLAEAMPEAHIVLIGPIETDVSALEQHANIHLLGRQPYTELPQFLAGSDATLVAFRVDDPVAQSVNPVKGYEYIAAGKEVVATPIPEMQKLGDVLWLAETGAQAAAVIRRILAGERRVTDAAARAEFVANNSWAARVAEIDRVLRSIVPHTATAPEQRDVS, via the coding sequence ATGACAAGTGGGGTTTCAATCACACGTGACGCGACGGCCGTGCAGCATCAGCCAACGCTGGTGCTGACCTCCGCCGTCCCCTGGGACGGCATCTTTGCCCGGGCGCAGCATGTCGCGACCGGCCTGGCCAAACAGGGGTGGGACGTCCTTTATGTGGACGGGCCCTTGACGTGGCTGAGTCCGCTGAAAAACCGTGATCTGGCCGGAAGATTGGTGCCGCGGACGCCCGTCCGAACAATTCCGCTGCACAGTGTAAGCGACGGACAGCCTGCGAGCACGGGCGGGCTGCGGGTGCTCTCTCCACTCGCGCAGATCCCGTTTGGCAATGTGTCACGCCGCATCAACCGCTTCAACCAGCGGATGCTCGCCCTCCAGATTCGGGCTGCGGTGCCCGGCCCGTGCATTCTTTTGTCCATGCTCCCTGCATCGGTCGACCTGCTCCCCTTTCTCCACCCCGTCGCATCGCTGTACGACTGTGTGGATTTGCACAGCGAGTTCAAGGGATTCATCAAAAAGGAAGTTGTCGATCAAATGGAACAGGACATGGCCAGCGTCAGCCGCGTGGTCTTTGCGACGGCCGAGACGCTCCGCGCGCGGATGGCGCGGTGGCACGCCGATGTGCGCATCCTGCCGAACGCGGCCGAGATCGACCACTTTGCCGCCACTGCCGACGCGCCGGTTCACCCGTTGCTGCAGGACATTCCATCGCCGCGGATCACGATGATTGGCGGCATTGGCAGCTGGATTGACCAGGGCTTCCTGTGCCAGCTTGCAGAGGCGATGCCCGAGGCGCACATCGTGCTCATCGGTCCCATCGAGACGGACGTTTCCGCCCTGGAACAGCACGCCAACATCCACTTACTCGGACGGCAGCCGTACACCGAACTGCCGCAATTCCTGGCTGGGAGCGACGCAACGCTGGTGGCGTTCCGCGTGGACGACCCTGTCGCGCAAAGCGTCAACCCGGTCAAAGGGTACGAATACATCGCGGCCGGCAAGGAGGTCGTCGCCACCCCCATTCCGGAAATGCAGAAGCTCGGCGACGTCCTCTGGCTGGCGGAAACCGGTGCACAGGCGGCCGCCGTCATCCGGCGCATTTTGGCGGGCGAACGGCGTGTCACGGACGCCGCGGCACGCGCCGAATTTGTCGCCAACAACTCGTGGGCAGCGCGTGTCGCCGAGATCGACCGCGTGTTGCGCAGCATCGTGCCGCACACCGCCACGGCGCCCGAACAGCGTGATGTGTCCTGA